A region of Diospyros lotus cultivar Yz01 chromosome 3, ASM1463336v1, whole genome shotgun sequence DNA encodes the following proteins:
- the LOC127796483 gene encoding uncharacterized protein LOC127796483, translating to MKEIEIKRRKLIKPTMVSGSGDGDNDCDAEFLQIHGDGRFLSRLLSKEASKDEAREPSFRVLYYGGSAGSVPFTWESRPGTPKHPSSGTSMIPPLTPPPSYLFGNSRAKSRRPYLSKLGFLFAGVFSRINNVSGKGHVSAASFSSSSVSSSCSSSSFPSSQMNSSVRRRGACCYPCSRITAHSVGEDEDERRAAKSATSILCFGRS from the coding sequence atgaaagaaatagAGATCAAGAGGAGGAAACTCATCAAACCCACAATGGTAAGTGGTAGCGGCGACGGCGACAATGACTGTGATGCTGAGTTCCTGCAAATCCATGGAGATGGCAGGTTCTTGTCCAGGCTCTTGTCCAAGGAAGCCTCCAAAGATGAAGCTCGTGAACCATCCTTCAGAGTGCTCTACTATGGCGGCTCCGCCGGCTCGGTTCCGTTCACGTGGGAGTCACGGCCGGGCACTCCTAAACACCCGTCTTCCGGAACTTCCATGATCCCTCCTCTCACTCCGCCGCCGTCGTACTTGTTCGGCAATTCCCGGGCCAAGTCCCGGAGGCCGTATCTTTCGAAACTAGGGTTTCTCTTCGCCGGCGTCTTTTCCAGGATTAATAATGTCTCCGGCAAAGGCCACGTTTCGGCGGCGTCTTTCTCGTCGTCCTCGGTGTCTTCATCTTGCTCGTCGAGCTCGTTTCCATCGTCTCAAATGAATTCGAGCGTTCGCCGGCGCGGAGCTTGCTGCTACCCGTGCTCGAGAATCACGGCGCACTCTGTCGGAGAAGATGAAGACGAGCGGCGGGCTGCTAAGTCGGCTACCTCAATTCTGTGTTTCGGTAGGAGCTGA